The Hyphomicrobium sp. 99 genome contains the following window.
AGGAGGGTTCAGGCTGCTCGTAGCCTGATTGAGGGATGATGGTTCAGTCAGTAGTCTGCCGCTCGTTGGCGGCTGCGGGGTTTCTGTTGCTTGCAGGGTGCGCACAGCAAGGGTCACACCCCGCCTACATCGGATTGTCAGACCTATCGGACGACGAGCCCGCGGGGAAGCCTCTAATTGGCCGGACCGGCGAGCCATCCGAAGCACTTCGGCACGTACAGTCGAACAAGGTGCTGAGCGCCATGGCCTTCCAAAAAGTCACCGGACGGACCGTTGATCCCGAAAGCCTCATCGGTCGCGGCGAATAGTTCGCTGCTCCACTTTACGCCTTCTTCACAGCTAGACCTTTGATGACGGCCGGACGCTGACCAATGTCTCCGAGCCACCGCTCGACATTGGGAAACTTGCCAATGTCCTGATCGAGCACCCTCCAGATCCGCACCCACGGAAAACTGGAAATATCCGCTATCGAATACTTGCCCGCGAGATACGGGCGATCGGACAGCCGCTTATCCAACACCCCAAACAGCCGCGCGACTTCCTTCGTATAGCGTTCGATCGCGTACGGCACTTTCTCTGGCGCATAATTGCGGAAGTAATTGCACTGCCCAGCCATGGGAGCGAGTCCGCTCGCTTGCCAGAATAGCCATTCATCGACCTCCGCCTTCGCCCTTTCACTCGATGGGTAGAAGGCCCCGAACTTCCGGCCGAGATATTGCAGAATGGCGCCCGTTTCAAAAAGCGCGAGCGGTTGACCATCAGGGCCGTCAGGATCGACGATCGCTGGAATTTTATTGTTGGGCGAGATTGCCAGAAATTCCGGCGCGAATTGCTCGCCCTTGCCGATGTCGATGAATTTGACCTCGTAAGGCACGCCAAGCTCTTCAAGCATGATCGAGATCTTCAAGCCGTTCGGCGTCGGCCAAAAATAAAGTGCGATCGGCTCGTCGTCTCCGTCGTCCTGCATATCACTCCTTAGGGAATGAGAATGATCGAGCCCGTCGTCCGCCGGGCTTCGAGATCTCGGTGCGCATCTGCGGCGTGGCTCAACGGGTATTGATGATTGACGCTGATCCGAATTTGTTTGCTGAGCAGCATCTCAAAGAGTTCTGCAGCGTTTTCCTGAAGTTCTCTAGGTGTTGCCGTATAAGCCAAAAGCGACGGCCGCGTGGCGAAAAGGGACCCTTTCAGCGCCGTAAGCGGGAACGGCGGAACAGGCCCGGACGAGTTGCCGAATGACACCCAAAGGCCTCTCGGCTTCAGGCAATCGAGCGATTGCGGAAAGGTGTCCTTGCCGACGGAATCGTAGACGACATCGCATCCATTTCCCTGCGTGTACTCGCGCACGCCGCTGACGAAGTCATCGCGCTTTGTATTGATAACGTGGGTGCAGCCGTTCGCCATGGCGAGCTCCGCCTTCTCGTCCGAGCTCACCGTTCCGATGATCGTCGCGCCGAGCGCATGCGCCCACTGACACGCAATAAGACCGACACCGCCTGCAGCCGCATGCAGCAGCATCGTCGTTTCGGGCCCCACCCGATAAACTTGGCGCAGCAAATAGCGAACCGTCATGCCTTGCAGCAGCCCAGCTGCAGCCGTCTCGTACGAAATGCCGTCCGGTAACTTCACCAGCCGATCGGCCGGCACAGTCCGCTCGTCGGTGTAGCTGCCGAGTGGGCCAGCGTAAGCCACTCTATCGCCGGACTTGAACCCATCGACACCGCGCCCTACCGAAATGACTTCGCCCGCCGCTTCTGAACCCAGAATCGCCGGCAACTTCGGAAACTTGTAGAGACCATTCCGATAGTAGATATCGATGAAATTGACGCCGATAGCGCGCTGCCGAAGGCGCACCTCGCCAGGAGCCGGGTCGGGAACAGTCACTTCCTCGTAGACCAAGGCTTCCGGTCCCCCAGTGGCGTGTATCCGGACTGCAAATGGCATGTCGTAGGCTCCTATGGGACGATCTTAGGCGTAGAGATGCAGTTCTGCGGCGAATCCGGCTAGTGGGTTGACACGGGCCGCATCTTAGACCCCCGTTCGTCACGAGCCTGCCATGGTGGGTTTCTACCGCCAGAGGGAAACGAAAACGGAAATTACCTTGCATAAATTCGAATATGCACCGCCGCCCCGAAAATTGAATACTGCCGTGGCCTTTCTGCTCGCCGTCACATTTGTGGCTGCCGGCTGTGCGGGCAATGAAGCGGCATTGGGAGATCCGGCGCTCGGATTGAAGTGCGTCGACGACAGCCATGTCTGCATCAGCCAGCGCAAGATGGTCTTCGATTCCTATATGGCGGATAAGTCTCGCGCTTGGGTGAACCAACCCGCAGGCCCGCACGAATACGCCTCCGGCGTCCGGCTCATGGCCTTCAGCAGAAAGCGCAAGGAACTGAACTGCAACGAACTGGCGCGTGGCAAGGAAGAAGCCGATCGCGGTCCGTCAGCCCTGAGCGGCGGCGGTTACCTCGGCTTGACCACAGGACAGATTGCACGCGGAGCGATGCTCGCGCGCGAAGTTTCCCGTGAACTCACGCAGGAAATGACGCGCCGGTGCCGCTAGACTTGAACCTGCAAATTGGCTTCTTATTTGGCCGGAACAGGGCACACGAACGTCGGCCGATCTGGCCTGCACGCTGACCATAACTTCCAAAGTGAAAGTCGCTAAATGAGCGTGCAAGACTTTGTCGATGCGATCATCACGTTTGTGAAAGCGAACGAAGGCTGGGCAGCCCCCATTGCGTTCGCCGTCGCATTTCTCGAAAGCTTCTGCTTTCTATCCATCATCTGGCCCGGCACCGCCATTTTGATCGGAATTTCCGCCTTGCTCGCTCAAAGCGGCGTGGGCCTCGACGTTCTTTGGCCAGCCATCATCGCCGCAAGTATCGGCGGCACCCTCGGCTACGCGTTCTCCTATTGGATCGGCCTCTACTACAAGGACGACATCCACAAGCTTTGGCCGTTCAATCGCAATCCGGAACTGGTAAACCGCGGCGAGGCCTTTTTTGCGAAATGGGGAGCGCTCGGCGTCTTCTTCGGGCATTTCTTCGGGCCCGTACGGGCGATCATTCCGGTCGTTGCCGGGATGTACTCAATGCCGCAATGGCAATTCCAGCTTGTGAATGTCTTATCGGCGGCGATTTGGGCGGCGGGCGTCATCGCACCCACTTATTTCGGGCTGGATTATCTCCTGCACTAGCTCGAATCCGGCCATTCGGCCGCAAAATGACCGCCGTGCTTGCACGAACAGGCGCGATCCCGTAGAGGATCGGCCCAATGCTGCGTCAGGGCGCAGCC
Protein-coding sequences here:
- a CDS encoding glutathione S-transferase N-terminal domain-containing protein, which produces MQDDGDDEPIALYFWPTPNGLKISIMLEELGVPYEVKFIDIGKGEQFAPEFLAISPNNKIPAIVDPDGPDGQPLALFETGAILQYLGRKFGAFYPSSERAKAEVDEWLFWQASGLAPMAGQCNYFRNYAPEKVPYAIERYTKEVARLFGVLDKRLSDRPYLAGKYSIADISSFPWVRIWRVLDQDIGKFPNVERWLGDIGQRPAVIKGLAVKKA
- a CDS encoding DedA family protein, with the protein product MSVQDFVDAIITFVKANEGWAAPIAFAVAFLESFCFLSIIWPGTAILIGISALLAQSGVGLDVLWPAIIAASIGGTLGYAFSYWIGLYYKDDIHKLWPFNRNPELVNRGEAFFAKWGALGVFFGHFFGPVRAIIPVVAGMYSMPQWQFQLVNVLSAAIWAAGVIAPTYFGLDYLLH
- a CDS encoding quinone oxidoreductase; translation: MPFAVRIHATGGPEALVYEEVTVPDPAPGEVRLRQRAIGVNFIDIYYRNGLYKFPKLPAILGSEAAGEVISVGRGVDGFKSGDRVAYAGPLGSYTDERTVPADRLVKLPDGISYETAAAGLLQGMTVRYLLRQVYRVGPETTMLLHAAAGGVGLIACQWAHALGATIIGTVSSDEKAELAMANGCTHVINTKRDDFVSGVREYTQGNGCDVVYDSVGKDTFPQSLDCLKPRGLWVSFGNSSGPVPPFPLTALKGSLFATRPSLLAYTATPRELQENAAELFEMLLSKQIRISVNHQYPLSHAADAHRDLEARRTTGSIILIP